GATCGCCGGACGGAACCTGCGCCGGCTGACCCGGGTACCTACCCTGATCGCTTTCGCCACCGCCCAGCCGGTGCTGTTCGTGCTGCTGTTCACCTATGCCTGGGGTGGCGCAGTCCATCCGCCGGGCGTCGAGCGGTACATCGACTACCTGCTGCCCGGCGTGTGGGTGCTGGCTATCGCGTTCGGCGCCTCACAGACCGCCGTCGCCGTCGCCGACGACCTGGCCACCGGCATGATCGACCGGTTTCGGGCGCTGCCCGTGGCCCGATCCGCCGTGCTGGCCGGCCGGGTCGCCGCCGACACCGTCCGGAACCTGTTCGTCCTGGCGTTGATGACCGGCGTCGGGTACGCCATCGGGTTCCGCTTCCACGCCGGCCCCGCCGCCGCGGCCGCCGCCATCGGTCTCGCGCTGTGCGTCGGGATCGCGTTCTCGTGGGTCTTCGCCCTGCTCGGCCTGCTGGTCCGCGACCCGGAAGCGGCCGGCACCGGCGGGCTGCTGGCCGTCATCCCGCTGATCTTCACCAGCTCCACCTTCGTCCCGGTCGCGACCTTCCCGGCTGGCTGCAAGCCTTCGCCAACCTCAACCCGATCACCGCCACCGTCGACGCCCTCCGCGCGCTGTGCCTGGGCGGCCCCACCGCCACCCACCTGTGGCACGCCACCGCCTGGATCGTGGGCATGCTCACCGTCACCGTGCCCGCGGCCGCGATCCGGTACCGACGAACCACCGCCAGGTGAAGCGGACGTCCGTCGTCGACGAGTGACGGTGGTCGGCGCCGGGCACCCGCCCATCGAACGCCTCCTCCCGAGACCCGGGGCACTCTGCGCCTGCCGCGCAACGCCACCCGCGGCGTCCTGCAACGCCGCCTCGAACGCATTCTGCAGGCCGTCAAGAATGGCGCACCGGAGCTTCTTGACGGAGGCGAACAGGCGCTCGACCGGGTGCTCAGGGCAGGCGCCGACCCAGCTTAGAAACGCCCAGAAGGAGGCCAGGAGCCGGACACCCGCTCACATCGGCGCGGGCGGCAGGTCGACGGTGACGTGCAGACCGCCGCCCGGGCGGGGGTGGGCGGCGAGCGGGGCGCGGTGTGCGTGGGCGATGGCGGCGACGATCGCCAGGCCGAGACCGTGCCCGCTGGTCTGGTCGGTGCGGTCGGTGCCGAGGCGCTGAAACGGTTGGAACATGCGGTCGATGTCCTCGTGCGTGATCGCCGCGCCCGTGTTGCTGACCGTCAGGCGGCCGGGGGCGCGGTGGCGATCTCCACGGTTCCGCCCAGGTTGTTGTGCCGTAGCGCGTTGTCGACAAGGTTGGTGACGAGGCTTGCGACAAGCCGTGGGTCGCCGGTCACCTCGGTTGGGTTGAGCGCGGTGTCCACGCGCAGGCCGAGGGCCTGGGCGCGGTGGTCGAGCACGACCTTGCGGGTCAGGTCGGCCAGGTCGAAGCGTTCCCGGCGTTCGATCGGTTGATAGCCGCTGGCCAGGGTGAGCAGCGCCTCGATGAGGTGTTCCTGCTGCTGGCCGAGGGCGAGCATCTCGGTGCAGGCGGATCGCAACGTGTCGGCGGTGGCGTCGGGGTCGGCGAGGGTGAGCTGGAGCAGGGTCCGTTGCACGGTCAGTGGTGTGCGCAGCTCGTGCGAGGCGTTGGCGATGAACTGCCGCTGCGCGCTGAACGACTCGTGCAGCCGCTGCCGCAGGCCGTCAAGGGTGTCGGCCAGCTCGGTGAACTCGCGGTAGGCGGCCGGAACCCGCAGGCGGCCGGTCAGGTCGTCGGCCGACATGGTGCGGGCGGAGGTGGTGATCACGCGTAGGGGGCGCAGCGCGCGGCCGGCGATCAGCCAGCCCACGGCGATCGACACCGCGGCGATGACGATGAGCGCGAGCGCCGAGTACCGCAGCACCTCGGGAAGGTTGCTGCTGGCCTGTGCGTTGGCGGGCTGCCCGGCGGCCGGCCCGGGGGCGGTGTTGCCGGCGGTCAGCAGCGGCAGGTCGACGAAGGCCAGCAGCAGCACGCCGCAGGCGAAGGCCAGCCCGGCGTGCAGGAGCGCCAGCCGGGTCCGCAGCCGGGGGCGGGCCGCCGGCTCGGTCACGGTTCACCGGTCCGGTACCCGCCCTCGCGGACGGTGTGGATAGCCGGTGGCTGGCCGAGTTTGGCGCGCAGTCGTCCGATCGTGGTCTTCACCGTGGTGGTGAACGGGTCGGTTGCCTCGTCCCAGACGCGTTCGAGCAGCTCCTCGGCGGAGACGACGCGGCCGCCGGCGGCGAGCAGGTGCGCGAGGACCGCGAACTCCTTCGGGCTGAGGTCCAGCCGCCGCCCGCCGCGTGTGGCGACCCGGCGGTTGGGGTCCAGCGAAAGGTCGCCGTTGTCCAGTACCGGCGGCAGTGCTGGCGTGCAGCGGCGGCCGAGCGCGCGGACCCGGGCGACAAGCTCGGCGAAGTCGAAGGGTTTTGGCAGGTAGTCGTCGGCGCCCAGGTCGAGGCCCTCGACCCGGTCGCGGACGGTGCCCGCCGCGGTCAGCATCAGCATCCGGGTGCCCGATCCGGAGGCGACGATGCGGCGGCACACCTCGTCGCCGTGTACGCCGGGCAGGTCGCGGTCCAGCACCACCACGTCGTAGCGGGTCACGGCCACCTGCGCCAGCGCCGCGTGGCCGTCGAGCGCGACGTCCACCGCCATCGCCTCGCGGCGCAGCCCGGCCGTGATCAGACCGCTCAACATGCGGTGATCTTCCACCACCAGCACCCTCATGCCGCCGCCATGGGGGTACACGATGCCAGCTCGCCGGTGACAGCCCGGTGACAGCGCAACGTACCGGGCCGTGACCGGTGCCGGCGTACAAAAGCGAGCCATGAGTGAAGCCACGAGCCGCGCCCTGATGCCGCGCCTGCTGCGCGCGGAATGGACCAAGTTCCGGTCGGTACCCGGCTGGGTGGCCGGCAGCGCGGTCGCGGCCCTGCTGATCGTGCTGTTTCCGCTCACCGGGCTGGGCGGTGGGGCGCCCGAGCGGGCGCGGCCGATCCCGATCGGGCCGGACGGCGCACCGGTCAGCACCGCCTTCTACTTCGTGCACCGCCCGCTGTCCGGCGACGGCCACATCACCGTCGCGGTCACCTCGCTGACCTCGCTGAGCGCCAGGGACGGCGGCGCGACCGCGGCATGGGCGAAGGCCGGCCTGATCATCACCGCCGGCTCCGCGCCCGGCGCACGGTACGCGGCGGTCATGGTCACCGGCGCCCACGGGGTACGGATGCAGCACGACTACATCCACGACAAGGCTGGGCCACCCGGAGAAGCGATGCGCTGGCTGCGGCTGACCCGCTCCGGCGACACGGTCACCGGCGAGGCGTCGCCGGACGGTACGCGGTGGAGCCGGGTCGGCACGGTCCGGCTGCCCGGGCTGGCCAACACCGTCCACGCTGGACTGTTCGTCGCCTGCCCGCAGGATGTGCGGGGAGTCGGCACGGCCAGCGATGTCGCCACGGCCGAGTTCGGCGAGCCGCGGGTATCAGGCGCCTGGCCCGCGGGCGGCTGGAGCGGTGACCAGATGGGAGCCGACACCGCCACCTTCGCCGGCTACCCGCCCGGCAGCTCCGGCGGGTTCACCCAGTCCGGAGGCGGGTTCACGGTGACCGGAGCGGGCGACCTCGCCCCGGCCGCACGCGTGGACGTCGTCCCGGCCGCCGCGGTCAACGACCTGCTCTTCGGGACGTTTCCGGCGCTGGTCGTCATCGTCGTGGTGGCCACCCTGACGATCACCACGGAGTACCGGTACGGGCTGATCCACAGCACGCTGAGCGCCGGCAACCGCCGGGGTCGGGTGCTGCTGGCCAAGGCGGTCGTGCTGGGTGGCGTCACGTTCACCACGAGCCTGGTCACCACTGTGCTCGCAGTGCGGCTGTGGTCGTGGCTGGTCCGCGGCCTCGGCGTCTACCTGTTTCCGGCCACGTCGGGTGCGCTGCTCCGCGCCGAGGTCGGCACCGCCGCGCTGCTCGCCCTCGCCGCCGTCTTCGCCCTGGGCGTCGGCACCATCCTGCGGCGCAGCGCCCCCGCGGTCACGATCGTCATCGTCGCCGTCGTCGTGCCCTACCTGCTGGCGCTGGTCCCGTTCCTGCCCCGCCGATGGCGCAGTGGCTGACCCGGGTCACGCCCGCCGCCGCCCTCGCCGTTCAACAGACGCTCGTCCGCCACCCGCAGGTAGACAGCGTCTACACCCCGGCGTACGGCTACTACCCCCTGCCACCCTGGGCCGGCATGGCCGTGCTGTGCGGGTACGCGCTGGTCGCCCTGGCGGTGGCGGCCGCCGTGCTCCACCGCAGGGACGCGTGAGCACCGTGCTCGCAGCGATTCGCGCGGAGTGGACGAAGCTGCGCACCACGCCCGGCCCGGCATGGCTGCTGCTGATCACCGCTGCCGTCACCGTGGGACTGGGCGCCGCGGTCTGCGCGCTGGCCACCTGCCCGCGCGCCGGCTGCGACCTCGACGCCGGCCGGCTCGCGCTCAGCGGCGTCTACCTGGGACAGGTCCCGATCGCGGTGCTGGCCGTCCTGGCCGTCAGCGGCGAGTACAGCACCAGGCTCATCGGCACCACGCTGACCGCCATCCCCAACCGCCCGGTCGTGCTGGCCGCCAAGGCGCTGGTACTCGTCGTCCCGGTGGCCGCCGTCGCCGCTTCGGCGCTGTTCGCCTGCCTGCTGATCGCCCGGATCGTCCTGCCCGACCGCCTGCCGCTGGAGGGGCCGATCCTGCGGGCCGGCGCCGGCTCGGTCGCCTACCTTGTCCTGATCGCCCTGCTCGGCCTCGGCGTCGCCGCCGTCGTGCGGGACTCGGCAGCCTCGATCGGGACCGTGCTCGGGCTGCTCTACCTGCCGCCGATCCTCACCCAGACGGTGGCCGACCCGCAGTTGCGGCGGCTGCTGGAGCGGGCGGCGCCGATGAGCGCGGGGCTGGCCATCCAGGCCACGGGCGACCTGCGCCACCTACCCATCGGCCCGTGGGCCGGGCTCGGTGTGGCAGCCGCCTGGTCCGTGGGGGCACTCCTGGCCGGCACGTTCCTGCTCCGGTTCCGCGATACCTGACCCGACCAGGGGTTTTCCCCGACTGACCATTTGGGTACTGAGGCGGCGTACTACTCAACCTCATCCCCCGGGAGTCGAAGTGTTGATTTTGGGTCTTGTGCTCACGTTGATCGGATGGCTGACGGGGATCGGCATCCTGACGACGATCGGCATCATCCTGCTCGTGGTCGGCGCCGTGCTGATGCTGCTCGGCTCCGTCAACCGGCCGGTCTTCGGCCGCCGATACTGGTATTAGCCGCCTAGAGACCTTTCGCCGTCAGGGTGGGGTGCGGTCGTGGTAGCCGTTTCAGAGGATCCAATTCGAACCTGATCCGAGCCACCGCGGCGTCCGTCGTGGTCCGGACCGTTGCTCCCGCGGCCTCACCCCCCGCGGTGGGGCGAGCTCACCCCAACCCCGGGTGCCGTCAGATCGTGGTCGTTTGCTGCCCCTACAACGGCAGCAGACGACCACGATCTGCTGTCTATCCCTGCGGTCGCCAGCTCAACCCAGGAGCCGGCTCCAGCAGATCTTGGCAAGTTACCGTCGAAATAACGCGCCAACTCACCAAGATTTCGAAGCTCACACCGACCCAAACTGCGGGCGGACTCGTGCACTCCCGCCT
This genomic stretch from Phytohabitans houttuyneae harbors:
- a CDS encoding ATP-binding protein, producing the protein MFQPFQRLGTDRTDQTSGHGLGLAIVAAIAHAHRAPLAAHPRPGGGLHVTVDLPPAPM
- a CDS encoding sensor histidine kinase produces the protein MTEPAARPRLRTRLALLHAGLAFACGVLLLAFVDLPLLTAGNTAPGPAAGQPANAQASSNLPEVLRYSALALIVIAAVSIAVGWLIAGRALRPLRVITTSARTMSADDLTGRLRVPAAYREFTELADTLDGLRQRLHESFSAQRQFIANASHELRTPLTVQRTLLQLTLADPDATADTLRSACTEMLALGQQQEHLIEALLTLASGYQPIERRERFDLADLTRKVVLDHRAQALGLRVDTALNPTEVTGDPRLVASLVTNLVDNALRHNNLGGTVEIATAPPAA
- a CDS encoding response regulator transcription factor, encoding MRVLVVEDHRMLSGLITAGLRREAMAVDVALDGHAALAQVAVTRYDVVVLDRDLPGVHGDEVCRRIVASGSGTRMLMLTAAGTVRDRVEGLDLGADDYLPKPFDFAELVARVRALGRRCTPALPPVLDNGDLSLDPNRRVATRGGRRLDLSPKEFAVLAHLLAAGGRVVSAEELLERVWDEATDPFTTTVKTTIGRLRAKLGQPPAIHTVREGGYRTGEP
- a CDS encoding DUF1349 domain-containing protein, with the translated sequence MSEATSRALMPRLLRAEWTKFRSVPGWVAGSAVAALLIVLFPLTGLGGGAPERARPIPIGPDGAPVSTAFYFVHRPLSGDGHITVAVTSLTSLSARDGGATAAWAKAGLIITAGSAPGARYAAVMVTGAHGVRMQHDYIHDKAGPPGEAMRWLRLTRSGDTVTGEASPDGTRWSRVGTVRLPGLANTVHAGLFVACPQDVRGVGTASDVATAEFGEPRVSGAWPAGGWSGDQMGADTATFAGYPPGSSGGFTQSGGGFTVTGAGDLAPAARVDVVPAAAVNDLLFGTFPALVVIVVVATLTITTEYRYGLIHSTLSAGNRRGRVLLAKAVVLGGVTFTTSLVTTVLAVRLWSWLVRGLGVYLFPATSGALLRAEVGTAALLALAAVFALGVGTILRRSAPAVTIVIVAVVVPYLLALVPFLPRRWRSG
- a CDS encoding ABC transporter permease, which produces MSTVLAAIRAEWTKLRTTPGPAWLLLITAAVTVGLGAAVCALATCPRAGCDLDAGRLALSGVYLGQVPIAVLAVLAVSGEYSTRLIGTTLTAIPNRPVVLAAKALVLVVPVAAVAASALFACLLIARIVLPDRLPLEGPILRAGAGSVAYLVLIALLGLGVAAVVRDSAASIGTVLGLLYLPPILTQTVADPQLRRLLERAAPMSAGLAIQATGDLRHLPIGPWAGLGVAAAWSVGALLAGTFLLRFRDT